The following nucleotide sequence is from Populus nigra chromosome 15, ddPopNigr1.1, whole genome shotgun sequence.
aaaaaccaaatttatattgtattttggACATGGGCTTTTAGTTCGCAAGCGGGTGATATTGAGCCCTGATATTCTTATCATTCTTAATTGGATTTCAAtggtctcatttttttttttatactatatcAGAATAAGTTTGATAAGCTCATCTCCTTGGTGATTGATCAAGAAcaattttgtttgattgatttggTTTGTGCAGCAGCACAAAATACGTGTTTAgttttctatttgtttgtttttgtattttaaaaatattttttaaaaaatataatttttttttatttttttacttagctttaaattaatattttttaatatttttatattattttgatgtgtaaatattaaaaataattttttaaaaataaaaaatatatattatttaatgtattttataatgaaaagcactttaaaaaacaattgttacctaattgtaaaaaaaaaatatatgatggtttttaaaagtattttattatttaaaaacatatcaaaatatttatttttatttttaacacagcacagtaaaatcctaaaaatatactaaaaatatcaatttaatatttttctaaaagaatCATCATCATGTTTTGGAGTGTGTTTATGGTTGcggttactttttatttaaaaatatattaaaataatgttttttttaaaaaattatttttaaattaacacatcaaaataatttaaaaatattaaaaaatattaatttacaacaaaaaaaaaattaaatttttttttaaaacaccgAAGAGGCATCAATACCGCCCCTGCCACTTCGAGCATAAGCGCAAGGAGGAGGCACGTGAAGACAGCAAATCCTCCGAGAGAGGCAAGAAGGTCTTCTGTctttcatgtctttttttaatctttcttgaATTTATTGTTTCATGTTTGCAAAggtgactgtttttttttttttttttttgtggttggaCGAATGTTTCACCCGAAACAATAGATAATtgtccaaaaaatattttttatttttttaaaacttattttagacatcagatccaaaaaaaaaaaaaaactcaaaaaatcaatttcaaacaatttttttttaatttttttttcatataaaacaggTTGAGCCGAACTGCCGAAGCCTTAGTAATggcaaaaaaacacacacaagtAGTAAAAAGATAGACAGGGCAACTAATTAAAAGTTGGTCAGGAATATTTGTAACAATAAGCCTGCCTTTGTTCAACCCTTAGCCTTCCACAAAACAAGAAATCATCCTTATGCCATGTTTTACAAGCCGAAAGCAAATGCTGCAACATATGCAGGTCACTAGACTCGCCGCTCTTCTTTTATACAAACAAGTACGTGAAGCTTGAAAGCATCATATGACTTGTTGATTGTACCGGTGAACTCAAGGATGGCAGTTCATGCAGCTTATTGTAGAGGTATGCCACTTATTCTAACATTTTACAAGCCAAATTGTGAATCAACCCATAGCGTAAGAAGGGGTAGGCAAGTTGATTACTGTACTCTTGATCTTCGTCATCATGTTAATACTATTGGTGATTCCCTGGGAACCGATTCCACTGTCCTTCAATCCCTGCACAAAGCAAGCAACAATTGAGCATATCCAGCGACCGGTTTTGGATAGCAAGAAGATCAATTCAGACCCAGGTTAGCTAGTCTGCAATTATCGTAAGAAAGGGTCCAAAAGAGGATATTAAACAAGTTTAAAGGATAATTAATTTGGAAATCATGTTTTCGCTCCCTTCCAATGTAGTTGCTCCGATCCATTCATGCTCAAAAGAAAGGCGGTGTGTATCCATAACTCGGAAAGGTATTTCAATTGATGTGAATAGACTATACTAGAAGGAGTCACGAAATCAACCAGCAAATCCTGAAAATGGGATGGAAAATTCACCTGGAATGGGAAATGATCAGGTCCACGAGCTGGTGCGGAATTGATCTGCACTGTTCCTGTCTCCATAGCATCACTAATTAAAATTGCTTTGTTTATATCTCTTGTAAAGATGCATCCCTGTAATCAAACAAGAGTTTagaatcttcaaatataaaaattatttattacaaatGCAAAAAGGAAAAACCAAGTGTGTACTtggcaaaaataaaatgatatttctttGATACACCAAAAGAACCTGCATGGATGAGCAAAGGATGGCAACAGTATACCTGAAGACCAAAATTGCTAGCATTGCTGTGGTGGATAGCTTCTTCAATAGAGTTTATTCTGATAACTGGTAAAACTGGACCAAAAGGCTCTTCCCAAGCAATCCTCATATCAGGCCGGACGTTATCTAACAACAATGGCCATATTAGGTTGCCCTCCCGCTTATACTCTTGACAGAATGTTGCCCCTTTCTGCTTGGCATCCATGACCAGTCCTTCAATGAAGTTTGCAGAAGACTCTGTAACAACTGGAGTAATATCACAGTCATCCTCAGGTGGCCCAACAGTCAGTTTTGCTACTTTAGCTTTAACCTTTTCAACAAGAGTGTCAGCTACCGATTCCATGATGAGGATAACCTTCACAGCCGTGCACCTTTGACCACTGCATAGCAATAATAAATGATATCAGGCTAGTTTGTAGCTGCAAATTGGGACAAGCTAGGCCAAAACAATATTCAAAGTAGATGTTTCTGTGgctcaagaatatttttttttccagttggAGCACTTTATATGGAGACTGTAAGTAGTCTTCAAATTGCTGCCTCTGTAGAAACTAACACTCATAAATTAACATGAATGAATCACGCGTGAagggatgaaaatgaaagactcctttaaaaaaaatttacagttCAAGTGGGTAGTTGACTACTTGAGAAATCTTTTAACCTGTACGAGAAGCCTCCTTTAATGATATTAGCTGCTGCTAAATCCAAATCACCATCTTCTAGGATGATACAAGCATCTTTACCACCTAGTTCCATTTGAAGTGGGATCATCCCAGCCTTCTTTGAGATTGCTATTCCAGTGTCTCCACCTGTAAAACTGAACAAGAATACTCATCAAGTGGGAGAAGATTCTCTTAGCTCAAAAAACCGCAGCAATTTGAAAATTAGAAATGCTTATTTTATCATGTTCACATTGTGCACCTTAACATTATGATCGCGCAGTATGCCATcagtcaaaatcaaataaattgtgCAATTAGGTTGGATGAGAAGCAGATAAATTTATGGAGGAgaaagaatttcaaaaaatcaaaaaatgttACCTTATACAGCTAACACCAGGATGCATTGTGAGGAAGTCACCAATCTCTGAACCCTTTCCAGTAACACAGCTAATGAGACCTTTGGGAAAACCAGCCAAGTGAAAGCAATGGACCATGTGTAGTGCAGCCACAGCACCCTGCAAGGAATTAAGGGCGTGCCATAATTTTGACCAGCAAAAGCTGTTATTTGAGCATTCAGAAAAGTCCATTCAGCTAAATTacataacatgaaaaatacagTATGTTTACATGATATATGCAACAGGAGGTGGGTGGTTTGAAATCACAGGTTTTAAACTCATACCTGGGTTGGGGGCTTGAGCACGATGGAGTTTCCGGCAATTAGTGCAGGGGCAATTTTTGAAACAGCAAGATTGACAGGATAGTTAAAAGGTGGGATAGCCAAGACAACACCAAGTGGAATCTGCATGGAGAGGTGTCAATTTAAATAACACAACTAGGGTAAAAGCAGAATGAACAAGAAACTATAAGCATTGCATATTTACTTAGTCCAAGACAAATAACAAGGAAGAGCTTCAACACagcattttcaatttttcttaaaaagtaaAACTAATCCCTATACTGGTTTCACACATTTCTAACTTCAAATTTATGTAGGGAGTGAAATTCTAAGGTATTTAA
It contains:
- the LOC133673869 gene encoding NADP-dependent glyceraldehyde-3-phosphate dehydrogenase-like, with amino-acid sequence MAGTSLFAELVDEDATVFKFYSDGEWKRSTSGNLVSIINPTTRKTQYKVQACTQEEVNKIIEAAKTAQKSWAKTPLWKRAELLHKAAAILKEHRAPIAECLVKEIAKPAKDAVTEVVRSGDLVSYCAEEGVRILGEGKFLVSDSFPGNERTKYCLTSKIPLGVVLAIPPFNYPVNLAVSKIAPALIAGNSIVLKPPTQGAVAALHMVHCFHLAGFPKGLISCVTGKGSEIGDFLTMHPGVSCISFTGGDTGIAISKKAGMIPLQMELGGKDACIILEDGDLDLAAANIIKGGFSYSGQRCTAVKVILIMESVADTLVEKVKAKVAKLTVGPPEDDCDITPVVTESSANFIEGLVMDAKQKGATFCQEYKREGNLIWPLLLDNVRPDMRIAWEEPFGPVLPVIRINSIEEAIHHSNASNFGLQGCIFTRDINKAILISDAMETGTVQINSAPARGPDHFPFQGLKDSGIGSQGITNSINMMTKIKSTVINLPTPSYAMG